GGCCGCGTCATCTCGATTCAGCCGCTCTGGCTGCGCGAAGCCGGAGAACCGTATCTCCAAGGGTTCCGCGTGGCCGTCATCGGAGGCGGCCGCGAAGTAGCCACAGATTTCTCGAGCAGCTACTTCAAAGGGATCGCGGCTCAGGCGTCGAGTCATTTCATTGAGAATGGACGACTCGAAACCGGCGCGCGCTTCCGATACCTGGCCGCTGCGTTTCGGGAGCAGAGTGAGCAGCCGAACGGCTCACGATTTCAGTTCACGACCGAAGAGGTCACGCGGCCGATCGCGATTAAGGATTCGTCGCTTGCCGAAGCCGTGGCCGGGTCTGTGCCCGGCGGTACGATGTGCGCGGGCGATGTGCCGGTCTTCGTGCCTCGATGTGTACTGGACGAAGCGGTCACTCTGAGCCGCGAAGCCGGGGCTAAGGAGACGGGTGGAATCCTGATCGGACATCTCCATAGGGATGCCGCGGTTCCGGATGTCTTCGTTGAAGTGACTGCTCAGATTCACGCGCGGCACACCGAAGCCAATTTGACCAGGCTGACGTTCACCGCCCAGACGTGGACCGAAGTTCAAGGTGCGATCGACCTTCGCCGAAAGGACGAGATCATGCTCGGCTGGTGGCACTCGCATCCGGTGCGCGAGTGGTGCAAGGACTGCTCGGCCGAGCGGCAACAGGTCTGCAAGATGGCCGGAGACTTTTTCAGCGCGCACGATCACGCGCTGCATCGCACGGTGTTCCCGAGCGCTTACAGCATCGCGCTGGTGGCGAACGACCTTCCGAATGGCGAGGTGACTTTCTCCGCCTTCGGATGGAGAGAAGGCTTGCTGGAGTCTCGCGGGTTTTATGTTGCTGGTACTCAACAACAGAGTGCCGTCACTTCGTAGAGAGCGAGGTCACGGAGAAGAATTGAAAATTGAAAATTGAAAATTGCAAAATGCAAATTTGAAAATGCAAATTGCAATCGAGCATCGGGTTCAACTTCGATCTGCGATCTACCGTCGGCAATTTTCAATTTTCAATTTTCAATTGTCTAGTTCACGAAGATGCCTTAACCGAAGGATGCCGAACAAGTTCAAGTGGAGACGAAAATGATGCGGTCGCGACAAGATGCTGACATAGAAACTTTGCTCAAGCAGCTTACCGCCGTTGGTGATGAAGCTCCTTCGATCGAGGAGAAGGTGCAACTCGCCCATTTGATTCGCGGGCAGTCGAGAGAAGCCGGACAGCAGGTCGATCATTTCCTGATAGACCAGGTGACGCGACTGCGGTCGGGCCTGGATGAAGCGCGAGTCACTCACGAGAAGCTTCAGTCGATGCTCGA
This portion of the Acidobacteriota bacterium genome encodes:
- a CDS encoding Mov34/MPN/PAD-1 family protein, encoding MPTNGYRYVVELFREDDTPLGQASVKVDWGPAEEWAKFEALRRGETGSNETGRVISIQPLWLREAGEPYLQGFRVAVIGGGREVATDFSSSYFKGIAAQASSHFIENGRLETGARFRYLAAAFREQSEQPNGSRFQFTTEEVTRPIAIKDSSLAEAVAGSVPGGTMCAGDVPVFVPRCVLDEAVTLSREAGAKETGGILIGHLHRDAAVPDVFVEVTAQIHARHTEANLTRLTFTAQTWTEVQGAIDLRRKDEIMLGWWHSHPVREWCKDCSAERQQVCKMAGDFFSAHDHALHRTVFPSAYSIALVANDLPNGEVTFSAFGWREGLLESRGFYVAGTQQQSAVTS